A single genomic interval of Hyphomicrobium methylovorum harbors:
- a CDS encoding adenylate/guanylate cyclase domain-containing protein: MDPEPVARLRLSVFDSYLRMSPRTPDPEFPVRVVAIDETSLANIGQWPWPRTKLAELVSRLSEWGAKSVTFDLVLAEPDRLSPQELAHALGTERIPTDMVAQIARLPSNDAQLAQALSKAPSIVSIVGDRSGARTLEAYRGGISFAGDNPAEFVPAFPAGISSLPELVAAAKGVGAVNWLPSQDQIVRRIPLLISIAGKIYPSVSLEAMRIGTGQSTIFVKSSGGSGVASFGQRTGVESIRVGERIIPTDAQGELWLKFAPTNPLRTISASRILDGTQDASDIRGRHIFIGATAAGLLDLRASPLDPSIPGVEVHAQALEQMLSGEHLVRPAYATGAELTFLVILGAAVIALMATSGAITAAVVGAIAVAASCAASWFAYARYGLLLDPVYPALSVALLYIATSLPKFIQTEIERAHIRAAFSHYVAPPVVAEIARDYDALKLGGEKRIVTLLFADVRGFSAISENLDAESLVQFINRLFTPIAETILANRGTIDKFMGDAVMAFWNAPLPDEAHVENACRAALRIAEDLMQRNAEHDLLGRSDGEAQRPVRMGIGLNTGECVVGNVGSPERFDYSVLGDAVNMAARFEEATKTFGAGIIAGERTMAGAPNFAWLELGSVTPRGKMRPERIFALAGDENYAASEAFANLRSAHARLRSAEIEPADYASALAECRALAPHVVAAYYSERHDRTSKTPVAVESAKS; the protein is encoded by the coding sequence GTGGATCCCGAACCGGTCGCGCGACTTCGCCTTTCGGTGTTCGATAGCTATCTTCGAATGTCCCCCCGCACGCCCGACCCGGAGTTCCCGGTGCGCGTCGTCGCGATCGACGAGACGTCGCTGGCGAACATCGGGCAATGGCCGTGGCCCAGAACGAAACTGGCGGAACTCGTTTCCCGTTTGAGCGAGTGGGGCGCGAAGTCCGTCACGTTCGACCTCGTTCTCGCCGAGCCTGATCGTCTCTCGCCGCAAGAACTCGCGCACGCTCTTGGAACCGAGCGCATCCCGACTGATATGGTCGCGCAGATTGCCAGATTGCCGTCGAATGACGCGCAATTGGCGCAAGCACTGTCGAAAGCGCCCTCCATCGTCAGCATAGTTGGAGATCGGTCCGGCGCGCGAACGCTCGAAGCTTATCGCGGCGGCATTTCCTTTGCGGGAGATAACCCGGCCGAATTCGTACCCGCATTTCCGGCCGGAATCTCGAGTCTTCCCGAATTGGTCGCCGCAGCCAAAGGGGTCGGCGCGGTAAACTGGCTGCCATCGCAAGATCAGATCGTTCGGCGCATTCCGCTCCTGATTTCGATAGCCGGAAAAATCTATCCATCGGTGAGCCTCGAGGCGATGCGCATCGGGACGGGTCAGTCGACAATTTTCGTCAAGTCATCGGGCGGGAGCGGCGTCGCGTCATTCGGCCAGCGAACAGGCGTCGAGAGCATTCGCGTCGGCGAACGGATTATTCCGACGGATGCTCAAGGCGAATTGTGGTTGAAGTTCGCGCCTACCAATCCACTCCGCACGATTTCAGCGAGCCGCATTCTGGATGGAACGCAAGATGCCTCCGACATTCGCGGACGTCATATTTTTATCGGCGCGACCGCTGCTGGGTTGCTCGATCTGCGGGCCAGCCCACTTGATCCCTCAATTCCGGGCGTCGAGGTTCACGCGCAGGCCTTGGAGCAAATGCTCTCGGGAGAGCATCTTGTGCGCCCGGCTTACGCAACGGGAGCCGAGCTTACGTTTCTTGTCATTCTCGGTGCAGCCGTGATCGCTTTGATGGCGACGAGCGGCGCGATCACCGCAGCGGTCGTCGGTGCGATCGCGGTCGCAGCAAGTTGCGCTGCATCCTGGTTTGCATATGCCCGCTACGGGCTGTTGCTCGATCCCGTTTACCCAGCCCTATCTGTCGCGTTGCTGTATATCGCGACGTCGTTGCCGAAATTCATCCAAACCGAAATCGAACGCGCGCACATTCGCGCAGCTTTCAGTCATTACGTAGCGCCGCCCGTCGTTGCCGAAATTGCTCGCGACTATGATGCGTTAAAGCTCGGCGGAGAGAAGCGGATCGTGACGTTGCTATTCGCCGACGTGCGTGGTTTCTCGGCCATTTCGGAGAATCTGGATGCAGAGTCTCTGGTGCAATTCATCAATCGTTTGTTCACGCCCATCGCCGAGACAATTCTCGCGAACCGCGGCACGATCGATAAGTTCATGGGCGACGCCGTCATGGCGTTCTGGAACGCGCCGCTGCCAGACGAAGCGCATGTCGAGAATGCGTGCCGCGCCGCTCTTCGTATCGCCGAGGATCTTATGCAGAGAAATGCCGAACATGATTTGCTCGGACGCTCGGACGGCGAAGCACAACGACCCGTTCGCATGGGCATTGGACTGAACACGGGAGAGTGCGTCGTCGGCAATGTCGGTTCGCCGGAGCGCTTTGATTATTCCGTGCTGGGAGACGCCGTGAATATGGCAGCGCGCTTCGAGGAAGCCACCAAGACGTTTGGTGCGGGCATCATTGCAGGCGAGAGAACGATGGCAGGTGCGCCGAATTTCGCATGGCTTGAACTCGGCTCCGTTACACCACGGGGGAAGATGCGACCGGAGCGGATTTTCGCACTCGCCGGAGATGAGAATTACGCAGCCTCGGAAGCGTTCGCAAATTTGCGCTCGGCGCACGCGCGCTTGCGTTCGGCGGAGATCGAGCCGGCGGACTACGCGAGTGCTCTCGCAGAATGCCGCGCGTTAGCGCCGCATGTTGTGGCGGCGTACTACTCCGAGCGCCACGACAGAACATCGAAAACACCCGTCGCAGTCGAGTCGGCGAAATCATAA
- a CDS encoding helix-turn-helix domain-containing protein, protein MLQGVLAELIDDRSLVVTRDKGVAFLSAAKSIYNLSDIAYLSINIPRGSAGSFVHCAFTGEMASQAITTKPIPVQRLDHIPFVKAARTPASPSTALTDEQLNAHRSSISALELDPRRSETALIGFSRNEGDTEYDTFEEPQTAELKILGTYFHSHILRRNGIDTSEALVVSARELDCLRWIAAGKSAWEASVILGISERTVRFHLNSAREKLNCTTTTQAVAQVVAQRLIAI, encoded by the coding sequence ATGTTGCAGGGTGTACTGGCCGAGCTGATTGACGATAGATCTCTTGTCGTCACGCGCGACAAGGGCGTTGCCTTTTTGTCGGCCGCCAAATCGATCTATAATCTCAGCGATATCGCATATCTCAGCATCAATATTCCCAGAGGTTCCGCCGGCTCATTCGTGCATTGCGCATTTACAGGCGAAATGGCGAGCCAGGCGATCACCACCAAGCCAATCCCCGTTCAGCGTCTCGACCATATTCCTTTCGTAAAGGCAGCTCGAACTCCCGCCTCGCCGTCGACGGCGCTTACCGATGAACAGTTGAATGCACATCGTTCTTCGATCTCGGCGCTTGAGCTCGATCCGAGGCGTTCGGAAACTGCGCTGATCGGCTTTTCCCGCAATGAAGGCGATACCGAGTACGATACGTTTGAGGAACCGCAGACCGCCGAGCTCAAAATTCTCGGCACGTACTTTCACAGTCACATTCTGCGCCGCAACGGGATCGATACATCAGAAGCGTTGGTCGTCTCTGCGCGCGAACTGGATTGCCTGCGTTGGATCGCAGCGGGGAAGTCCGCTTGGGAAGCGAGCGTTATACTGGGCATCAGCGAGCGAACGGTTCGCTTTCACCTCAATTCCGCGCGCGAAAAGCTCAACTGCACGACGACGACGCAGGCCGTTGCTCAGGTCGTTGCGCAGCGTCTGATCGCCATCTAA
- a CDS encoding HlyD family type I secretion periplasmic adaptor subunit produces MKMLLGCPGIDQWHTSVPRSSRVPSLLGLGVVAVCGLGFGAWATTAPLDGAVVTSGTFVAAGQNKQIQHLEGGIVSKVEVGEGQLVDAGQTLVRLDPTTSVARLRMLMVRKYRLITAQARLESELAGRASFELPTTADIDINDPEVKMIVARQRLELDARKKKIEAEEAVLRKEIAGLNENINGYQAQITATQQRLDIFREELKAKTDLLSRDLIRRTEVYAVQRDEAALTGEMGSLVGRVADSRQQIARAEQQIASIHSTSMQKSVEELRQTESDLDDVTEQIRSAKDIVERTNVTAPVRGIVVKLNQHTRGGVVSAGGTILELLPVNDELVIEARISPNQVVHVKNGQAAVVRLSALNQRVTPMIDGEVSYVSADTISDRPQMRTETPEQSDRGSFIVRVKLDEKDVRAKVANFKPTPGMPADLYIKTGERTFFDYIMEPVTDSFSKAFREK; encoded by the coding sequence ATGAAAATGCTTCTTGGCTGTCCGGGAATTGACCAGTGGCACACGTCGGTGCCGAGAAGTTCGCGCGTGCCAAGCCTGTTAGGTCTCGGCGTCGTCGCAGTCTGTGGATTGGGATTTGGCGCTTGGGCAACAACTGCGCCGCTAGATGGCGCGGTCGTAACGTCAGGCACGTTCGTTGCGGCCGGACAGAACAAGCAGATCCAGCATCTCGAAGGCGGTATCGTCAGCAAAGTCGAAGTTGGCGAAGGGCAGCTCGTTGACGCCGGTCAAACGCTGGTTCGTCTCGATCCCACCACGTCCGTCGCAAGGCTGCGTATGCTGATGGTCCGAAAATATCGTCTCATCACCGCTCAGGCCCGATTGGAGTCAGAGCTGGCGGGCCGCGCGAGCTTCGAGCTTCCAACCACGGCGGATATTGATATCAACGACCCCGAAGTGAAAATGATCGTTGCGCGTCAGCGTCTGGAACTTGACGCGCGTAAAAAGAAGATTGAGGCGGAAGAGGCGGTTCTGCGCAAGGAAATCGCGGGCCTGAACGAAAACATCAACGGCTATCAGGCGCAGATCACCGCAACCCAACAGCGTCTCGATATCTTTCGCGAAGAGCTGAAAGCCAAGACCGACTTGCTGTCGCGAGACTTGATCCGTCGAACGGAAGTATATGCCGTACAGCGTGATGAAGCGGCGCTGACTGGCGAGATGGGAAGTCTTGTCGGACGTGTCGCCGATAGCCGCCAGCAGATCGCGCGCGCAGAGCAGCAGATTGCGTCTATTCATTCCACGTCGATGCAAAAGTCGGTGGAGGAACTACGTCAGACCGAGTCGGATCTCGATGACGTGACAGAGCAGATACGGTCGGCAAAAGACATTGTCGAGCGAACCAATGTAACGGCTCCGGTGCGTGGCATCGTGGTCAAGCTCAATCAGCATACGCGTGGCGGCGTCGTTTCCGCAGGCGGTACGATACTGGAGCTTCTTCCGGTCAACGATGAGCTTGTGATCGAGGCGCGCATCAGCCCAAATCAGGTCGTGCATGTGAAGAACGGACAGGCTGCTGTCGTCCGGCTTTCCGCGCTCAACCAGCGTGTCACGCCGATGATCGATGGCGAAGTCAGCTATGTTTCGGCCGATACCATTTCCGATCGCCCGCAGATGCGGACAGAAACGCCGGAGCAATCCGATCGCGGTTCGTTCATCGTTCGCGTCAAGCTCGACGAAAAGGACGTGCGGGCGAAAGTGGCAAACTTCAAACCGACACCCGGCATGCCAGCTGATCTCTACATCAAAACCGGCGAACGGACGTTCTTTGACTACATCATGGAGCCGGTGACGGACAGCTTCTCGAAGGCATTCCGCGAGAAATAG
- a CDS encoding type I secretion system permease/ATPase — protein MNNILFAKSLRDEEDNGGSVRASVAPGANSSAVEDLGNQQQPHAALRRLSGIRQAMAGSASAAMPETHSSQEERSVDPMAQWRSTARRTFALVALFSIFVNVLMLTMPIYLFQISDRVLTSRSFDTLLMLSGLAVGLLATLSILDILRRQVLGRLAASMEVILGGPILASIVMSAPTGEGGNVQSLRALHQVRSFLSSPTMLLLFDAPLAPFYFGVIFLIHPQLGAIVLGAGVILFCIALINQTATAGPLSQAGSFSSKADAHADSLARNAQVINAMGMLNESILHWGREQANALSSQINAHERNFWISGASKFVRLITQIVLLGWGAHLALNGTLTGGMMIAASIIGGRALQPLEGMIEGWRTLIQTRASYARVRQAMEGLSKEKSKLRLPKPTGKLSVERLLYIPQGTREPVLNGLSFELKAGESLAIVGPSGSGKSTLARVLVGCLFPTAGKVRLDGTELRNWDRRQFGEFTGYLPQEIELFPGSIKENICRLRTDLPDKDIYDAAAVAGVHEMVCQLNAGYETVLDRNGAPLSGGQKQRIALARAFFGNPSLIVLDEPNSNLDSSGEQALADSMKKAKERGVTIVLITQRPALLNSVDKVLILRGGRMEGFGAPRDVLHRLVRQAAAQT, from the coding sequence ATGAATAACATTCTATTCGCAAAGTCATTGCGCGACGAAGAGGATAACGGCGGAAGCGTTCGCGCTTCCGTAGCGCCCGGCGCAAATTCGAGCGCCGTCGAAGATCTCGGCAATCAGCAGCAGCCGCACGCAGCTCTCCGTCGCCTTTCCGGAATTCGGCAGGCTATGGCAGGCAGCGCGTCTGCGGCGATGCCTGAAACTCATTCCTCGCAAGAGGAACGCTCCGTCGATCCAATGGCGCAATGGCGTTCGACGGCCCGGCGCACCTTTGCGTTGGTCGCGCTCTTCTCTATCTTCGTCAACGTTCTGATGTTGACGATGCCGATCTATCTCTTCCAGATCTCAGATCGCGTTCTGACCAGTCGCAGTTTCGATACTCTGCTGATGCTCTCCGGGCTGGCGGTCGGTCTTCTCGCAACCCTTTCGATTCTTGATATTCTGCGCCGTCAGGTTCTCGGCCGCCTTGCTGCATCGATGGAAGTCATTCTCGGCGGACCCATCCTCGCGAGCATCGTGATGTCGGCGCCGACAGGTGAAGGCGGCAACGTGCAGTCGTTGCGGGCACTGCATCAGGTGCGCAGCTTCCTCTCCAGCCCAACGATGCTGCTGTTGTTCGATGCGCCGCTCGCGCCGTTCTATTTCGGTGTCATTTTTCTTATTCATCCGCAGCTCGGAGCGATCGTTCTCGGCGCTGGCGTGATCCTGTTCTGCATCGCGCTCATCAACCAGACGGCGACGGCGGGTCCCCTGAGCCAGGCCGGATCCTTCTCATCGAAAGCTGATGCACACGCCGACTCCCTCGCGCGCAACGCCCAGGTAATCAACGCCATGGGCATGCTCAACGAAAGCATCCTGCATTGGGGGCGTGAGCAGGCAAATGCCCTTTCGTCTCAGATCAATGCTCACGAAAGAAATTTTTGGATCAGTGGTGCTTCCAAATTCGTGCGCCTGATTACGCAGATCGTGCTCCTTGGCTGGGGCGCACATCTTGCACTCAATGGAACTCTGACAGGCGGAATGATGATCGCCGCATCCATCATCGGTGGACGCGCGTTGCAACCGCTCGAAGGTATGATCGAAGGCTGGCGCACGCTCATCCAGACGCGGGCATCCTACGCGCGCGTCCGGCAAGCTATGGAAGGCTTGAGCAAGGAAAAATCCAAACTCCGTCTGCCAAAGCCAACAGGAAAACTTAGCGTTGAGCGGCTGCTCTATATTCCGCAGGGAACGCGCGAGCCGGTGCTCAATGGTTTGAGTTTCGAACTGAAGGCGGGCGAGTCGCTCGCGATTGTCGGACCTTCAGGTTCCGGAAAATCGACGCTCGCACGTGTTCTGGTCGGCTGCCTCTTTCCGACTGCAGGCAAGGTGCGCCTCGACGGCACCGAGCTCCGCAACTGGGATCGCCGTCAGTTCGGTGAGTTTACCGGCTACCTGCCGCAAGAAATCGAGCTGTTTCCGGGTTCGATCAAAGAGAACATCTGCCGCCTGCGCACGGATCTGCCGGACAAGGATATCTATGACGCTGCAGCTGTTGCAGGCGTTCACGAGATGGTTTGCCAGTTGAACGCGGGCTACGAAACGGTTCTCGACCGGAATGGCGCGCCGCTGTCCGGAGGTCAAAAACAACGCATCGCGCTTGCGCGCGCGTTCTTTGGAAATCCGTCGCTCATCGTTCTCGACGAGCCGAATTCGAACCTCGACTCTTCGGGCGAGCAGGCGCTGGCCGACAGTATGAAGAAAGCCAAAGAGCGCGGAGTTACGATCGTTCTGATCACGCAGCGTCCGGCACTCCTGAACTCTGTCGACAAAGTTCTCATTTTGCGGGGCGGCCGCATGGAAGGCTTCGGAGCTCCGCGTGACGTACTGCATCGCCTCGTGCGTCAGGCGGCCGCACAGACGTGA
- a CDS encoding Crp/Fnr family transcriptional regulator, with translation MLQTVIENAVPAPPGMGSQLSESGPDRELAKNEFLFEANDLKTCIYRVETGGLRITAARPDGTTELVEHALAGDLVGLGFLERHAVSAHAVVHTTVSEIPLSDMEHITHLDPVAKARLDAAVEREFIYRRDSLVRAGQESTTVRLAALLCALSSRNGREGLDSTVLENDLECAVVADYLSVSLDVLALALAQLKMRGLIEPADAGRLQIKDLQGLSELAGQDSCELLQSDLPRGRRRLR, from the coding sequence ATGTTGCAAACGGTCATTGAGAATGCCGTCCCCGCCCCACCCGGAATGGGCTCGCAACTGAGCGAATCCGGACCCGATCGCGAACTCGCAAAGAACGAATTCCTGTTCGAAGCGAACGATCTCAAAACCTGCATCTATCGTGTCGAAACGGGCGGCCTCCGCATAACGGCAGCGCGTCCGGACGGAACCACGGAACTGGTGGAGCACGCGCTCGCCGGAGATCTCGTAGGTCTCGGGTTCCTTGAGCGGCATGCTGTGAGCGCACACGCCGTTGTGCACACGACGGTCTCCGAAATTCCGTTGAGCGATATGGAACACATCACGCATCTGGACCCGGTAGCGAAAGCCCGGCTCGATGCAGCCGTCGAGCGTGAGTTCATTTATCGCCGCGATAGCCTTGTGCGCGCTGGGCAGGAAAGCACCACAGTGAGGCTGGCTGCGCTTCTCTGTGCATTGTCGAGCCGCAATGGGCGAGAAGGGCTGGACAGCACAGTTCTCGAAAACGATCTCGAATGCGCAGTCGTTGCTGACTATTTGTCGGTAAGTTTGGATGTTCTGGCGCTTGCGCTGGCACAGCTCAAAATGCGCGGTTTGATCGAACCTGCGGATGCCGGACGTCTACAGATTAAAGACCTCCAGGGTCTCTCAGAGTTGGCTGGTCAGGATTCATGCGAATTGTTGCAGTCGGACCTGCCACGGGGCAGGCGGCGGTTGCGTTAG
- a CDS encoding cation diffusion facilitator family transporter, with protein MADDPSSQNSTPSREGSDVDHDHRDDHDHDGHDHDHSHGGGHVHAPKDFGTAFAIGVGLNAAFIIVEVAAGIAASSVALLADAGHNLSDVLGLLIAWGASILDKLRPTLRYTYGYKSSTILAALANAMLLLIAVGAIALEAVQRLGSPPAVNDMMVIVVAGIGVVINGFTAMLFMSGRESDVNIRGAYLHMAADAGISMGVVVAGIVMFMTGWDWLDPVVSLAIAVVIVWATWGLLRDSTRLALQAVPDNINPELVRSRLAALPGVASLHDLHIWPMSTTETALTCHLVMPDGHPGDAFISNAANMLREEFQIRHATLQLEIGNDAPCGLSPSCAGSAPCDP; from the coding sequence ATGGCTGACGATCCCTCTTCCCAGAACTCGACGCCAAGCCGCGAGGGATCGGACGTCGATCATGATCATCGCGATGACCACGATCACGATGGCCACGATCACGACCACAGCCATGGCGGCGGTCATGTTCATGCACCGAAAGATTTCGGCACCGCGTTCGCAATCGGCGTCGGGCTGAACGCAGCATTCATTATCGTGGAAGTGGCGGCTGGCATCGCCGCAAGCTCTGTAGCGCTTCTCGCTGACGCCGGTCACAATCTCAGCGACGTCCTCGGTCTGCTGATCGCTTGGGGCGCGAGCATCCTCGACAAGCTGCGCCCGACGTTGCGTTACACATACGGTTATAAGTCGTCGACGATCTTGGCCGCGCTCGCCAACGCGATGCTGTTGCTCATCGCCGTCGGTGCGATTGCTTTGGAAGCGGTGCAGCGGCTCGGGTCTCCCCCAGCCGTCAACGACATGATGGTGATCGTCGTGGCGGGCATCGGCGTGGTGATCAACGGCTTCACCGCAATGCTGTTCATGTCAGGGCGCGAGAGTGATGTGAACATTCGTGGGGCCTACCTGCACATGGCCGCCGATGCCGGAATTTCTATGGGCGTCGTTGTGGCGGGCATAGTCATGTTCATGACGGGATGGGACTGGCTCGATCCCGTTGTCAGCCTTGCGATCGCTGTCGTGATCGTCTGGGCCACCTGGGGCCTTCTTCGGGACTCGACCCGGCTGGCGCTCCAAGCCGTTCCGGACAACATCAACCCCGAGCTCGTGCGAAGCCGCCTTGCAGCGCTGCCGGGAGTCGCAAGTCTCCATGACCTCCACATTTGGCCGATGAGCACCACGGAAACGGCGCTCACCTGCCACCTGGTGATGCCTGACGGGCATCCGGGCGACGCCTTCATTTCTAATGCCGCCAATATGTTGCGCGAGGAATTCCAAATTCGCCACGCAACGCTGCAGCTCGAGATCGGCAACGACGCGCCCTGCGGCCTCAGTCCAAGTTGCGCCGGTAGCGCACCTTGTGACCCCTGA
- a CDS encoding DUF1134 domain-containing protein, whose translation MNRVSMRSPGASARRMPGWSLALPLALLLAVTGSSAGAVDDAYRPPSDSYNQGGSYNQGGSYDQGGYARQGDSYAPPSSNSYRGSPRQGGGDAGYPAPQSYDQAGQGDGYSQGRNGGNNAYQPYGSSQGGGNYDSSGYGEPYSDPPQHSASRDDRYNAGPPPYDERGPRRSTYTEDEIIRAGGNFFGKVSGSLASAIEWAFQKAGRPNGYILGQDAGGAFVAGLAYGEGTLYTKDAGTSKVYWQGPSVGYDFGAEGSKVMTLVYNLRDPEDIYDRFGGVEGAAYLVGGVSVQWQKSGHVTLAPIRAGVGLRLGANVGYLKYTRNPTWNPF comes from the coding sequence ATGAACCGCGTCTCAATGAGGTCGCCAGGCGCAAGTGCGCGGCGCATGCCGGGCTGGTCTTTGGCATTGCCGCTTGCACTCTTGCTGGCCGTAACGGGATCGAGCGCGGGCGCCGTGGACGATGCGTACCGTCCGCCGTCGGACTCTTACAATCAGGGCGGCTCCTACAATCAAGGTGGTTCCTACGATCAAGGCGGATACGCCCGCCAGGGCGATTCCTACGCGCCTCCGTCCTCAAATTCCTATCGAGGTTCGCCGCGGCAGGGTGGGGGAGATGCCGGCTATCCAGCGCCGCAGTCCTACGATCAAGCCGGGCAAGGCGACGGCTATTCACAGGGGCGTAACGGCGGCAACAACGCCTACCAGCCCTATGGCAGCTCGCAAGGCGGCGGCAATTACGACTCGAGCGGCTATGGCGAACCCTACAGCGATCCGCCGCAGCACAGCGCCAGCCGCGATGATCGATACAACGCAGGTCCTCCCCCGTACGACGAGCGCGGCCCGCGGCGATCGACTTACACGGAAGACGAGATCATCCGCGCCGGAGGCAACTTTTTCGGGAAAGTCAGCGGCAGTCTGGCTTCAGCCATCGAATGGGCGTTCCAGAAGGCGGGCCGGCCAAACGGATATATCCTCGGACAAGATGCCGGTGGAGCGTTCGTCGCTGGCCTCGCCTACGGAGAAGGCACGCTCTACACCAAGGATGCCGGTACTTCCAAAGTCTATTGGCAGGGGCCTTCAGTCGGCTACGATTTCGGAGCCGAAGGCTCTAAGGTCATGACGCTGGTATACAATCTGCGCGACCCGGAAGACATCTATGACCGTTTTGGCGGCGTGGAGGGCGCGGCTTACCTGGTTGGCGGTGTAAGCGTGCAGTGGCAGAAGTCCGGCCATGTCACACTCGCGCCAATTCGCGCGGGAGTGGGCCTAAGGCTCGGTGCGAACGTGGGTTATTTGAAGTATACTCGAAACCCGACATGGAACCCGTTCTGA
- a CDS encoding 3'(2'),5'-bisphosphate nucleotidase CysQ family protein, which produces MQPIDIEDHDALVTALLPTVRAAGRLEMAYFAKGVEIEQKADRSPVTIADREAELVILADLAKIAPEIPVVAEEEIAAGRPCEYARRFFLVDALDGTRLFIRGKPEFSINIGYVEDGKARFGLIYLPPSERLFVTRADGFAYEGQLSLAPGEEPPEVTFHRITTRTPDPETLVAFNSRGTGSASAQLLADLKVADARPLGSAMKFCLIAAGEGDLYARFGETYEWDTAAGQAILEAAGGSVTTPEGEPLTYGHFQRGFRNGHFVAWGRQPLWRRGST; this is translated from the coding sequence ATGCAGCCGATCGATATCGAAGATCACGATGCACTCGTAACAGCTCTGCTGCCGACGGTGCGCGCGGCTGGACGCCTTGAAATGGCATACTTCGCCAAGGGCGTGGAGATCGAACAAAAAGCTGACCGCTCTCCCGTTACAATCGCTGACCGAGAAGCGGAACTCGTGATTCTTGCGGATCTCGCCAAGATCGCGCCGGAGATTCCCGTCGTCGCCGAAGAAGAAATCGCTGCAGGTCGTCCTTGCGAATACGCGCGCCGCTTCTTTCTCGTCGATGCGCTCGATGGCACGCGTCTGTTTATTCGCGGCAAGCCCGAGTTTTCGATCAACATCGGATACGTCGAAGACGGCAAGGCCCGCTTCGGCTTGATCTATCTACCACCGTCTGAGCGGCTGTTCGTGACCCGAGCTGACGGCTTCGCGTACGAGGGGCAGCTTTCGCTCGCGCCGGGAGAAGAACCGCCCGAAGTTACGTTTCATCGCATAACCACGCGCACCCCCGATCCGGAAACGCTGGTGGCGTTCAACAGCCGCGGCACCGGCAGCGCGAGTGCCCAGCTTCTCGCGGACCTGAAGGTCGCCGACGCGCGGCCGCTCGGTTCAGCCATGAAGTTCTGTCTCATCGCCGCCGGAGAGGGTGACCTCTACGCGCGCTTTGGTGAGACCTATGAATGGGATACGGCCGCGGGTCAGGCAATCCTGGAAGCCGCTGGCGGTTCGGTGACGACGCCGGAAGGCGAGCCGCTGACATACGGCCATTTCCAACGCGGATTTCGCAATGGCCATTTCGTGGCCTGGGGGCGCCAGCCGCTGTGGCGTCGCGGCAGCACTTAG
- a CDS encoding histidine phosphotransferase family protein: MNQRVPPTDLELAALISSRICHDIINPVGAIVNGLEILDEDDDAQAKSYAMNVIRNVTEQASARLEFARFAFGAAGSAGSMIDLNTAEKISRGFVKITQGKHKLNWRGAPGLVGKDKVKLLLNLIASAVTALPRGGEIDVGIGGTFEKPNYLIRCSGTGARPPQYLTDFVAGNQLPLDAITIQAYYTWRIAPTAEMRLEILKDGSDILLVAKSIA; the protein is encoded by the coding sequence ATGAACCAGCGCGTTCCGCCAACCGATCTTGAACTTGCAGCGCTCATTTCGAGCCGCATCTGTCACGATATCATCAATCCGGTCGGCGCCATCGTCAACGGACTTGAGATCCTCGACGAAGACGACGACGCGCAGGCCAAAAGCTATGCAATGAACGTCATTCGGAACGTGACGGAGCAGGCTTCCGCACGTCTGGAGTTCGCACGCTTCGCTTTCGGCGCGGCTGGCTCCGCCGGATCGATGATCGATCTCAACACTGCGGAAAAAATCTCGCGCGGGTTTGTGAAGATCACACAGGGCAAGCACAAGCTGAATTGGCGCGGCGCCCCTGGTCTCGTCGGAAAAGACAAGGTCAAGCTGCTGCTCAATCTCATCGCATCGGCCGTGACGGCGCTGCCGCGCGGCGGCGAGATCGATGTCGGCATCGGCGGAACTTTTGAGAAGCCGAACTATCTGATCCGCTGCTCCGGGACTGGCGCACGCCCTCCGCAGTATCTGACAGACTTCGTGGCAGGCAATCAGCTCCCGCTCGATGCCATTACGATCCAGGCCTACTACACGTGGCGCATTGCGCCGACCGCAGAGATGCGCCTCGAGATCCTGAAAGACGGCTCGGACATCCTGCTGGTCGCCAAGTCGATCGCCTAG
- a CDS encoding response regulator — protein MLHCFVIDDSEIIRKFSRLIFEGLGFRVSEADGPVAALERLRTESPDYILVDWRMPDCNSIDFISKLRTLPLEKRPHIIYVVTEHDPHDVKRALSHGADSFLLKPFNREIIEMKLAEIRASSNQSAQ, from the coding sequence ATGCTGCACTGTTTCGTTATCGATGATTCAGAGATCATCAGAAAATTCAGCCGGCTCATTTTCGAGGGCTTGGGCTTTCGCGTAAGTGAAGCCGATGGTCCGGTTGCCGCGCTCGAGCGCCTGAGGACAGAGTCGCCGGATTACATCCTCGTCGATTGGCGCATGCCCGACTGCAACAGCATCGACTTCATATCCAAGCTGCGCACTCTGCCCTTGGAAAAACGGCCGCATATCATCTACGTCGTGACCGAGCATGATCCGCACGACGTGAAGCGTGCGCTGTCACATGGGGCGGATAGCTTTCTGCTGAAGCCGTTCAACCGCGAGATCATCGAAATGAAGCTCGCGGAGATTCGGGCCTCCTCTAATCAGTCGGCGCAGTAG